Below is a genomic region from Actinomyces weissii.
CCGGTGAGGAGTGCAGCAGCCGTACCCCCGCAGCCTCGATCTCCAGGTCCCGGTCCGTGATCCGCTCCAGGGCCAGCGCACGGTCCCCCACGAGCTTGACCTCGCCGTCGGTCTCGTGCCCCCGGCGCGCCTCCCACCAGCCGTTGTCCACGTACCGGGTGCCGGCGCCGGTGCGCACCGGCATCTGCGGCTCAGGCGCGCGGATCCCCGACACCAGGCACAGTCGGCGCACCTCGGTCTCCCACACCGACTGGCTCCACGGCGTCGCCGCAGCCACCACGGCGCGCGCCTGCCGCACACCCCGTTGCCGCGGGCGCTCGGAGAGACGCTCCAGCAGGCACTGGCGGAAGCCGTGAGCCAAGGCATTCACCTGCTCCCGCCGGTCCCAGGGACGGCTGCCAGCCCCCGCTGCCACCGCAAAGAGCGAGTCGACGACGGCGAGCGCGCGCTCCGGCGTCAGGAACCGGGCGCAGTCCTCCGTGGTGCGCAGCAGGGAGGTGACGCGGCAGCCCTCCAGCTCAACGACGTCCTGCGCAGCGAGCTCGTAGGTGTGGCGGACGAGCGGCCGGGCGCTCAGCGCCAGCCTGCGGTCGAGCGGACCCAGGGCCCGGGAGGCGGTCCGTTCGGGCGCACCGCGTCGGCGCCGCAGGCCGTTGGGGTGCCAGTCGACCACCAGGTCCACGGTGGCTGGCTCGTAGAGGGTGCGGCCGCCGTGCATGATCGCGGCGGCTTCCCAGGCGACGACGCCGTCGAGCTGCTGGTTGCCGACGGCGGCCACGAGGGCGTCACGGATCCACTGGTGGCGCTGGTGGGTGGGGGCGTCGACGTCGTGGGGCGCGTAGACGTCCCGGCGGATACGCCGGAGCGTGCCAGCCTGTGTGCGGTGGCGGAGCTCGGAGCGGCTGCGTGGTCTTTGTGGGGCGGGGTGTGTGAGTGCGGTCATGCACCAACGGTGGCGCATTTTTTGGGGCTGCTGGGTAAGGGGTGATTTCTGTGGATAACCCTGTGGAGTACCGGTCTCGTGAGCCATATGTCCCGGTCTCGCGGTACCGATGTCCCGGTCTCGCGAGAGATGGGAGGAGGCAGGGGGACGTCGGGTCGGAGAGCGCCAGTCGGCGCGAATGCCGCTCGTGGCGGCTTTTTTTGGAGCCCGGGGCCCGTCACGACCCGACGCCGTCCCCAAGTGTAAGGCCTGCCGAGCCGTCCGCGCGCCCCAGGTGGCCGAGCCCTCAGACAGGTGGAGCCTCAGCCTGACAGCCTGCCTGCCAGGCGCCAGCCGCCCTAGCCCGCCACGATCGCCTCAGGCACCGGGGGCGTCCAGACGGTAGCCGACGTTGCGCACCGTACCGATCAGGTTGTGCTCCATCTCCAGCTTGGCGCGCAGCCGCCGGATGTGCACGTCCACCGTGCGGGCCCCGCCGATGTAGTTATCTCCCCACACCTCGTCCAGCAGGGTCTCACGGGTGAGCACGTGCCCCTGGTGCTGCACCATGTACTTGAGGAGCTCGAACTCCTTGTAGGTCAGGTCGATCACCTGCCCGCGCAGGCGTGCCGTGTAGGCGTGCACGTCGATCACCAGGTCCCCGACCTCCAGGTGGTCCGCATTGGGGGCCGACGGCGGGGTCGTCACGGCAGGACGCAGCAGGCGCAGCCGCGCCGCCAGCTCGGCGGGGCCCGCACCGGACATGATGAAGTCCGCTGCCCCCCAGTCCAGCTGCACCGCCGCGGCCCCGCCGTCGTCGAGCACCAGCAGGATCGGGGGGCACTCGATCGGGCCTGTCAGCAGCTGGCACAGGGCGCGGGCTCGGGCCAGGTCGCGGCGGGCGTCCACCATCACCACGTCGGCGCTCTCGATAGCGGCGTAGGAGGAAGGAGCCGGGGGCAGGCACTGCACGGGGGAGTCCAGGAAGGAGGAGGCTGGCAGGACCGTGGCGGCGTCCGTGTCCCGGGTGAGCATGATGATGCGCACAGCCGCTCCTTCTCCCGTCCTCACGGTTCCCGGACCAGTCAACCACAACCCACGCCCTCAGGTATGCGACCATGCGGCATGTGGACACTAAGCAGCCGCCCTTCGCCGAGCCGGAGCCGAGCCCCTGGAACCGCTCTGCCAGCACCCGCCCAGCCGCCAACGGTGAGGCAGGTGAGGCCGCTGGCAAGCCTGAGAGCCGGCGGGCCGCGGTCCGGCCTGCAGGGCGGGCCGGCGCTGGGGACTCAGGCAAGGCCGCAGCCAAGGCGGCTCCCCGGTCGGTCAGCGCCCAGGACCACGGTACGCGGCGGGGTGCGGTGCGGGCTCCCGAGCCGGGGATCGTGGACCCGGCCTGGACCCGGCTGGCCTTCGCTGGCGTGACGCCGGTGCTGCTGGCGGTCACCTCCGCCCTGCCCGGCCTGGTGCGCTCCGGGCTGGTGCTGCTGCTGGTGCTGCTGGCGGCGCAGGGCTGGTCCGCGCTCACCCGCACCCGCCACGACCTGCGCTCGGTGGCGCTGATCGCCGGGACCGGGACGGTGGCCGTGGTGGCGGTGTCCGCCTCAGGCGACTTTGGCCTGGCGGGCCTGGTTATGGCGCTGTCGGTGCTGATGGCCTTCGTGGCGCAGATGACCCGCGGGGACGGGCGCGAGGAGCTGGTGGAGGACCTGTCCGCGAACGTGACCGGCTGCCTGGTGGTGGTGCTGGGCACGGGCTGGTGCGCCTTGGCGGAGGGGGTGGCTGACCCGTCGGTGATCGTGCCTTGTGCCGTGTCGCTGCTGCTGGGGGCGCTGCTGACGCTGCTGGAGGTGCGGGCCCTGGTGCTGGAGACCCTGACCGTGGTGGTGCCGACGATCGCGGCTGCGCTTATGGGGGGCGTGCTGGCCGTCACGGGTTTCTTCGGGCCTGCGCACGTGGCCCCGGCGGAGGCCATGCAGACCGCTGCCGCCTGCCTGGTGGTGGGCTTCACGGCGGGGGTGCTGATGGCGGCGGCGAACCGTATCCTCTGGACGCACCGCTGGGTTCCTGGGGGGCGGGCGGCTATAGCCAGCGCGGTGGTGCCGGTGCTGGTAACGGGGGCCCCGGCCTACGCGATCGCCCGGCTGATGGGCTCCTTTATCGCTGGCTGAGCCGCTGGTACGCGCCGCCCGACGGCGGTGAGGTGCAGAGGCGGCTGGGTGAGCGGCGGCGGGCGACGTCGTCGTTGCGTGTGCGGGCAGGTGCAGGGGGCACTGGTTCGTGTCAGTGCCTGTAGATAGCCTGAGGGCATGGCCTTCACCTTTGACACGGACCTG
It encodes:
- a CDS encoding winged helix-turn-helix domain-containing protein, which codes for MRIIMLTRDTDAATVLPASSFLDSPVQCLPPAPSSYAAIESADVVMVDARRDLARARALCQLLTGPIECPPILLVLDDGGAAAVQLDWGAADFIMSGAGPAELAARLRLLRPAVTTPPSAPNADHLEVGDLVIDVHAYTARLRGQVIDLTYKEFELLKYMVQHQGHVLTRETLLDEVWGDNYIGGARTVDVHIRRLRAKLEMEHNLIGTVRNVGYRLDAPGA
- a CDS encoding tellurium resistance protein TerC, which codes for MDTKQPPFAEPEPSPWNRSASTRPAANGEAGEAAGKPESRRAAVRPAGRAGAGDSGKAAAKAAPRSVSAQDHGTRRGAVRAPEPGIVDPAWTRLAFAGVTPVLLAVTSALPGLVRSGLVLLLVLLAAQGWSALTRTRHDLRSVALIAGTGTVAVVAVSASGDFGLAGLVMALSVLMAFVAQMTRGDGREELVEDLSANVTGCLVVVLGTGWCALAEGVADPSVIVPCAVSLLLGALLTLLEVRALVLETLTVVVPTIAAALMGGVLAVTGFFGPAHVAPAEAMQTAAACLVVGFTAGVLMAAANRILWTHRWVPGGRAAIASAVVPVLVTGAPAYAIARLMGSFIAG